Proteins from a genomic interval of Afifella aestuarii:
- a CDS encoding DUF6538 domain-containing protein: MVLRMASPRRNPTTGIYELRKRVPADLREKARGRMITLPVAGETRRVRAGAEVKVSLSTREATEAKKRFREAEVALEWFWEALRNGPQKLSHKQALALAGEIRAERIAAFDEEPATEAIWQRHSCKCSCSGGSPDAFVHSYRA, encoded by the coding sequence ATGGTTCTGCGAATGGCTTCCCCGAGACGAAATCCTACGACCGGCATCTACGAGCTGCGCAAGCGCGTTCCGGCTGATCTGCGCGAGAAGGCGCGTGGCCGAATGATCACACTTCCCGTTGCTGGAGAAACTCGGCGGGTCCGAGCTGGCGCGGAGGTGAAAGTTTCGCTGTCCACGAGGGAGGCGACGGAGGCGAAGAAGCGGTTCAGAGAGGCCGAGGTGGCTCTGGAGTGGTTCTGGGAGGCGTTGCGCAACGGTCCTCAGAAGCTCAGCCATAAGCAGGCTCTGGCATTGGCCGGAGAGATTCGCGCCGAGCGGATCGCTGCGTTTGATGAGGAGCCCGCGACGGAAGCAATCTGGCAACGTCATTCGTGCAAATGCTCTTGCTCAGGAGGGTCGCCGGACGCCTTTGTCCATTCCTACCGAGCATGA
- the murA gene encoding UDP-N-acetylglucosamine 1-carboxyvinyltransferase, with translation MDCIRIRGGNRLNGTIPISGAKNATLPLMIASLLSRETLTLKNVPNLADVSLLKRILGNHGVDHTVRGKRSTHEVVAGETVELSAREIVDTTAPYELVSRMRASFWVIGPLLARMGEARVSLPGGCAIGTRPVDFYLHGLQALGAELSVEGGYVEARAPKGLVGGRVIFPRVSVGATHTVMMAAALAKGETVIENAAREPEVVDVAECLMKMGAQIEGAGTREIHIEGVPSLSAAEHSVLPDRIETGTYAMAVAATGGEVTLTGARPDLLRAALDTLVDAGIEIAETNEGIRVARNGGPLKAVEVTTQPFPGFPTDLQAQLMALMARAEGTSHITETIFENRFMHVQELSRLGADIRLDGQTATIRGVEKLTGAQVMATDLRASVSLVIGGLAAEGETTVNRVYHLDRGFELLEEKLSACGAEIERVRA, from the coding sequence ATGGATTGTATTCGCATTCGTGGCGGCAATCGCCTGAACGGGACGATCCCGATTTCAGGCGCCAAAAACGCCACCCTGCCCTTGATGATCGCAAGCCTCCTCTCCCGGGAGACGCTGACGCTCAAGAATGTGCCGAATCTCGCCGACGTGTCCCTGCTGAAGCGCATTCTCGGCAATCACGGCGTCGATCACACGGTGCGCGGCAAACGCTCCACGCACGAGGTCGTGGCCGGCGAGACGGTGGAGCTTTCCGCCCGCGAGATCGTCGATACGACGGCGCCCTATGAACTCGTGTCGCGCATGCGCGCCTCGTTCTGGGTGATCGGCCCCCTCTTGGCCCGCATGGGCGAAGCGCGCGTGTCGCTGCCGGGCGGCTGCGCCATCGGCACGCGCCCGGTCGATTTCTATCTGCATGGGCTTCAGGCGCTCGGTGCGGAGCTGTCCGTCGAAGGCGGCTATGTGGAGGCGCGTGCGCCGAAGGGTCTCGTCGGCGGACGCGTGATCTTTCCGCGCGTCTCGGTCGGCGCGACGCATACGGTGATGATGGCGGCCGCCCTCGCCAAGGGCGAAACCGTCATCGAAAACGCCGCGCGCGAGCCGGAAGTCGTCGATGTCGCCGAATGCCTCATGAAGATGGGCGCTCAGATCGAAGGCGCCGGCACCCGCGAAATCCACATCGAGGGCGTGCCGTCGCTCTCCGCGGCGGAGCATTCCGTGCTTCCCGACCGCATCGAAACCGGCACCTACGCGATGGCGGTGGCGGCGACCGGCGGCGAGGTCACCTTGACCGGCGCGCGTCCCGATCTCCTGCGTGCCGCGCTCGACACGCTCGTCGACGCCGGTATCGAGATCGCGGAGACCAACGAAGGCATCCGCGTGGCGCGCAATGGCGGCCCGCTCAAGGCCGTCGAAGTCACCACCCAGCCCTTCCCCGGCTTCCCGACCGACCTTCAGGCGCAGTTGATGGCTTTGATGGCGCGGGCGGAAGGCACCTCCCACATCACCGAGACGATCTTCGAAAATCGCTTCATGCATGTGCAGGAATTGTCGCGTCTTGGGGCCGATATCCGTCTCGACGGGCAGACGGCGACCATCCGCGGCGTGGAGAAGCTGACGGGGGCACAGGTCATGGCGACGGATCTGCGCGCCTCCGTGTCGCTCGTCATCGGCGGTCTTGCGGCGGAAGGCGAGACGACGGTCAACCGCGTCTACCATCTCGACCGCGGCTTTGAGCTCCTCGAAGAGAAGCTCTCCGCCTGCGGCGCCGAGATCGAGCGCGTCCGCGCCTGA
- a CDS encoding DUF2948 family protein, with amino-acid sequence MASSGRLRLMAMDEEDLQIISAYVQDAVVKVGDIKWLPQEKRLLLPMNRFAWEAAPERRALSRVFERRRAVLHFERVEEAKSFGIDRNDGERVLSLLAVQFAPTAAPAGEVTLVFAGDAAIKLKVECCEARLADLGPAWSTPRQPRHMTS; translated from the coding sequence ATGGCTTCGAGCGGTCGTCTGCGTCTCATGGCAATGGACGAGGAAGATCTGCAGATCATCTCCGCGTATGTTCAGGATGCGGTGGTGAAGGTCGGCGACATCAAATGGCTGCCGCAGGAAAAGCGCCTCCTCCTCCCGATGAACCGGTTTGCCTGGGAGGCGGCGCCCGAGCGGCGGGCCCTTTCGCGCGTCTTCGAACGGCGGCGCGCCGTCCTGCATTTCGAGCGCGTGGAAGAGGCGAAAAGCTTCGGCATCGATCGCAACGATGGCGAACGCGTTCTGTCGCTGCTTGCCGTGCAATTCGCTCCGACCGCGGCCCCGGCCGGCGAGGTGACCCTCGTCTTTGCCGGCGATGCGGCCATCAAGCTCAAGGTCGAATGCTGCGAAGCGCGGCTTGCCGATCTTGGCCCCGCCTGGTCGACGCCGCGCCAGCCGCGTCACATGACATCCTGA
- the xdhA gene encoding xanthine dehydrogenase small subunit, with protein sequence MGKAICFLLGDEPRRVTDRPPTETILEYLRREERLPGTKEGCAEGDCGACTVVLGEPDETGGITYRSVNSCIQFLPSLHGRQLLTVEHLKRDDGSLHPVQQAMVEHHGSQCGFCTPGFVMQLYAGFLTGEATSRQEVKDWIAGNLCRCTGYGPIIEAGVAALKDGGHGRGAERPEAAETAAKLRALDNGAMLRISYRDETGREQRWFTPRSIEELAVTYSGYPDAVLVAGATDVGLWVTKKRRFLQTVIDVTRVEELQEIAETEETLSFGAAVSHRRAAERLGVLHADLGELMRRFASVQIRNTGTVGGNIANGSPIGDLPPALMALGSRLYLRRRDEERNVPLEDFFLAYGRQDRWRGEFVEKVVIDKLPKNARFGCYKISKSFDQDISAVMGAFRVDLDGEKIVAARLAFGGMAATPKRAAKAESALIGENFGEAAFRKAAAALAEDFTPLDDMRASAAYRLKVAQNLLVRFSMDRTDDGERVPSVLELA encoded by the coding sequence ATGGGCAAGGCGATCTGCTTTCTTCTCGGCGACGAGCCGCGCCGTGTCACGGATCGTCCGCCCACGGAAACGATCCTCGAATATTTGCGCCGGGAGGAACGTCTGCCGGGCACCAAGGAAGGCTGCGCGGAGGGTGATTGCGGCGCCTGCACCGTGGTTCTGGGCGAGCCGGACGAGACAGGCGGCATCACCTATCGCAGCGTCAATTCCTGCATCCAGTTTCTGCCCTCGCTGCATGGGCGCCAGCTTCTCACCGTGGAACATCTGAAACGTGACGATGGCAGCCTCCATCCGGTGCAGCAGGCGATGGTCGAGCATCACGGCTCGCAATGCGGCTTCTGCACGCCGGGCTTCGTGATGCAGCTCTATGCTGGCTTTCTGACCGGTGAGGCGACGAGCCGGCAGGAGGTGAAAGACTGGATTGCCGGCAATCTCTGCCGCTGCACCGGTTATGGGCCGATCATCGAGGCCGGCGTCGCCGCGCTGAAGGATGGCGGGCATGGCCGCGGCGCGGAACGGCCCGAGGCGGCGGAGACGGCCGCAAAGCTCCGCGCGCTCGACAACGGCGCCATGCTGCGCATTTCGTATCGCGACGAGACGGGCCGCGAGCAGCGCTGGTTCACGCCGCGCTCCATCGAGGAACTTGCCGTCACCTATTCCGGCTATCCCGACGCAGTGCTGGTTGCCGGCGCCACCGATGTCGGGCTCTGGGTGACGAAGAAAAGGCGGTTTCTGCAGACGGTGATCGACGTCACCCGGGTCGAAGAGCTCCAGGAGATCGCCGAGACCGAGGAGACGCTGTCGTTCGGCGCGGCCGTGTCGCATCGCCGGGCGGCGGAGCGGCTCGGAGTGCTCCACGCGGATCTCGGCGAGCTGATGCGCCGCTTCGCTTCCGTGCAGATCCGCAATACCGGCACGGTCGGCGGCAACATCGCCAACGGCTCGCCGATCGGCGATCTGCCGCCCGCGTTGATGGCGCTTGGGAGCCGTCTTTATCTGCGCCGGCGCGACGAAGAGCGGAACGTGCCGCTTGAAGATTTCTTTCTTGCCTATGGCCGCCAGGACCGCTGGCGCGGCGAATTCGTGGAAAAGGTGGTGATCGACAAGCTGCCGAAGAATGCACGCTTCGGCTGCTACAAGATCTCCAAAAGCTTCGACCAGGATATTTCCGCCGTGATGGGCGCCTTCCGCGTCGACCTCGACGGCGAGAAGATCGTCGCGGCAAGGCTCGCCTTCGGTGGCATGGCGGCGACACCGAAGCGGGCGGCGAAGGCCGAGTCGGCCCTCATCGGCGAAAATTTCGGCGAGGCCGCGTTTCGGAAGGCCGCGGCGGCGCTTGCTGAGGATTTCACCCCGCTCGACGATATGCGCGCCTCCGCCGCCTATCGGTTGAAAGTGGCGCAGAATTTGCTCGTTCGGTTTTCCATGGATCGAACCGATGACGGAGAGCGCGTGCCCAGCGTCCTGGAGCTTGCCTGA
- the puuE gene encoding allantoinase PuuE, which translates to MTSSNRYPRDLLGYGRTPPKANWPQDAAIAVQFVVNYEEGGENALLHGDEASEAFLSDIVGAQPWPGQRHMNMESHYEYGSRAGFWRLWRLFSQRQVPVTVFGVATALARNPEAVTAMQEADWEIASHGYKWIDYKDFSAADERAHMEKAIALHQAATGERPLGWYTGRSSEHSARLAMEEGGFVYSSDSYADDLPYWVEGETGPHLIVPYTLEANDMRFVAAQGFGSGTDFFTYLKDAFDTLRAEGLAGEPKMLSIGLHCRLAGRPGRFAALKRFLGYIQSLDDVWIARRIDIARHWHAHHPPHGFVRPSQMGREAFMMRFGSVFESSPWVAKRTYKSELGPAHDTARGLFGAMAAAFRSASEEKRLSVLEAHPDLAGKLAEAHALTDASTAEQASAGLDQLDAGEREHFRDLNRRYREKFGFPFIMAVKGRNKDEIRTAFEDRLAHDRETEFATACHEVEKIALLRLQDMLPERQA; encoded by the coding sequence ATGACCAGTTCCAACCGTTACCCTCGCGATCTCCTCGGTTACGGACGCACGCCCCCCAAGGCGAACTGGCCTCAAGACGCCGCGATCGCGGTCCAGTTCGTGGTCAATTACGAAGAGGGCGGCGAAAACGCGCTTCTCCACGGCGACGAGGCCTCGGAAGCCTTCCTCTCCGACATCGTCGGCGCACAGCCCTGGCCCGGCCAGCGCCACATGAACATGGAATCGCATTACGAATACGGCTCGCGCGCCGGCTTCTGGCGGCTGTGGCGGCTGTTCAGCCAGCGCCAGGTGCCGGTCACCGTCTTCGGCGTCGCGACCGCGCTCGCCCGCAATCCCGAAGCCGTCACCGCCATGCAGGAGGCCGATTGGGAGATCGCCTCGCACGGCTACAAATGGATCGACTACAAGGATTTCTCCGCCGCCGACGAGCGCGCCCATATGGAAAAGGCGATTGCGCTGCATCAGGCGGCAACCGGCGAACGCCCCCTCGGCTGGTATACGGGCCGCTCGTCTGAACATTCGGCGAGGCTCGCGATGGAGGAAGGCGGTTTCGTCTATTCCTCCGATTCCTATGCCGACGACCTCCCCTATTGGGTGGAAGGGGAGACGGGCCCGCATCTCATCGTCCCCTACACGCTCGAAGCCAACGACATGCGCTTCGTCGCCGCGCAGGGCTTCGGGTCAGGCACCGATTTCTTCACCTATCTCAAGGACGCCTTCGACACGTTGCGTGCGGAAGGGCTCGCGGGCGAGCCCAAAATGCTGTCGATCGGGCTGCATTGCCGCCTTGCCGGGCGCCCCGGCCGCTTCGCCGCGCTGAAGCGCTTCCTCGGCTACATCCAGAGCCTCGACGATGTGTGGATCGCACGGCGCATCGACATCGCCCGCCACTGGCATGCCCACCACCCGCCGCATGGTTTCGTGCGGCCGAGCCAGATGGGTCGCGAGGCCTTTATGATGCGCTTCGGCAGCGTCTTTGAATCCTCGCCCTGGGTCGCCAAGCGCACCTATAAGAGTGAGCTTGGGCCGGCGCATGACACGGCGCGCGGCCTCTTCGGCGCAATGGCGGCCGCCTTCCGTTCGGCCAGCGAAGAAAAACGCCTCTCTGTGCTCGAAGCCCATCCCGACCTCGCCGGCAAACTCGCCGAGGCGCATGCCCTCACTGATGCCTCCACCGCCGAACAGGCCTCCGCCGGGCTCGACCAGCTCGATGCGGGAGAACGCGAGCATTTCCGCGATCTCAACCGGCGCTACCGGGAAAAATTCGGCTTCCCTTTCATCATGGCGGTCAAGGGGCGCAACAAGGACGAGATCCGCACCGCCTTCGAAGACCGCCTCGCGCATGACCGGGAGACGGAATTTGCGACCGCCTGCCACGAGGTCGAAAAGATCGCTCTCCTGCGCCTTCAGGACATGCTGCCGGAGCGGCAGGCGTGA
- a CDS encoding low molecular weight phosphatase family protein, with product MTPVAAQASTQPASILFLCGRNAVRSPIAETLAREALGPHIYVASAGVMPGRRDPFVDAVLAEKGLALSQSRPKSLAELEDLNFDLAITLSPEAHHQALELTRTLAIDVEYWPTPDPTQATGSREQILTAYRELRDRLARNIEQRLVQPRKG from the coding sequence CTGACCCCGGTGGCGGCGCAGGCGTCGACACAGCCGGCTTCGATCCTTTTTCTGTGCGGACGCAATGCGGTGCGCTCGCCGATCGCGGAGACCCTGGCACGCGAGGCCCTCGGACCCCATATCTATGTCGCGTCTGCCGGGGTCATGCCCGGAAGGCGCGATCCTTTCGTGGATGCCGTTCTCGCCGAAAAGGGGCTGGCGCTCAGCCAGTCGCGGCCGAAAAGCCTGGCGGAGCTGGAAGATCTCAATTTCGATCTTGCCATCACGCTGTCGCCGGAAGCGCATCACCAGGCCCTGGAGCTGACGCGCACGCTCGCGATCGACGTCGAATACTGGCCGACGCCCGATCCGACACAGGCGACCGGCAGCCGCGAACAGATCCTCACCGCCTACCGCGAACTGCGGGACAGGCTTGCCCGAAACATCGAGCAGAGGCTGGTTCAGCCCCGAAAGGGCTGA
- a CDS encoding 4a-hydroxytetrahydrobiopterin dehydratase, which produces MAETRRFSDHDATAQAKTRLPEWRVEDGYLCRSYKTKNFAKSLLAANAIGHFAEAADHHPDLTVKYGTLDVALRTHDADSLTEKDFALAEKIEGMLG; this is translated from the coding sequence ATGGCCGAAACCCGCCGCTTCTCAGATCACGACGCCACCGCACAAGCCAAGACCCGTCTGCCGGAATGGCGCGTCGAAGACGGCTATCTTTGCCGCAGCTACAAAACCAAGAATTTCGCCAAAAGCCTGCTGGCCGCAAACGCCATCGGCCATTTCGCCGAAGCCGCCGACCACCACCCCGACCTCACCGTCAAATACGGCACCCTCGACGTCGCGCTGCGCACCCACGACGCCGATTCCCTGACAGAAAAAGACTTTGCGCTCGCAGAGAAGATCGAGGGAATGCTCGGATAG
- the infA gene encoding translation initiation factor IF-1: MAKEEVLEFPGVVTELLPNATFRVKLENDHEIIAHTAGRMRKNRIRVLAGDKVLVEMTPYDLTKGRITYRYK; the protein is encoded by the coding sequence ATGGCCAAAGAAGAGGTTTTGGAATTTCCCGGTGTCGTCACTGAGCTTTTGCCCAACGCCACCTTCCGAGTGAAGCTGGAAAACGACCACGAGATTATTGCCCACACCGCCGGGCGTATGCGCAAAAACCGCATTCGCGTGCTCGCCGGTGACAAGGTGCTTGTCGAGATGACGCCCTACGATCTGACCAAGGGGCGCATCACATACCGCTACAAATAG
- a CDS encoding UPF0262 family protein yields the protein MANAGQKNRLVAVHLDESIGRGPPDIEHERAVAIFDLIDENSFAPVGKEEGPYKLNLAIAERRLIFDIRKEDDTEVMTHILSLSPFRKIVKDYFVICESYYDAIKSGSPRRIEAIDMGRRGVHDEGSRLLQERLKGKIEVDFDTARRLFTLVCVLHWRG from the coding sequence ATGGCGAATGCGGGGCAGAAGAACCGGCTCGTCGCTGTCCATCTGGATGAATCGATCGGGCGTGGCCCGCCCGATATCGAGCATGAGCGCGCCGTCGCCATCTTCGATCTGATCGACGAGAATTCGTTCGCCCCCGTCGGCAAGGAGGAAGGCCCCTACAAGCTCAATCTTGCGATCGCCGAACGGCGCCTCATCTTCGACATCCGCAAGGAAGACGACACGGAGGTGATGACGCACATTCTGTCGCTGTCGCCGTTCCGCAAGATCGTCAAAGACTATTTCGTCATCTGCGAAAGCTATTACGACGCCATCAAGAGCGGCTCGCCGCGGCGCATCGAGGCGATCGATATGGGCCGTCGCGGGGTGCATGACGAAGGCTCCCGCCTCCTTCAGGAGCGCCTGAAAGGCAAGATCGAGGTCGATTTCGACACGGCACGCCGCCTGTTCACGCTGGTCTGCGTGCTGCACTGGCGGGGCTGA
- the hisD gene encoding histidinol dehydrogenase: MALRLSTTDDDFETRFAAFLATKREMAAEVDEAVRDIIADVRARGDEALAELTARFDKVDLEARGTAIGREEIERAVEDCPKDVLEALTLARDRLKAGQERLMPEDTRHEDALGVTLGTRWTAVDSAGLYVPGGTAAYPSSVIMNAVPAKVAGVERLAMTVPTPDGVFNPLVLVAAELAGVDEIYRVGGAQAIAALAYGTETIKPVSIIVGPGNAYVAAAKRRVFGTVGIDMIAGPSEILVIADAENDPAWLAADLLSQAEHDKVAQSILVTDDQAFGEAVAREVDRQAALLPRREIAEASWRDFGAVITVKHFDEAAELADRIAAEHLEIAIEDPERLLPKIRHAGAIFLGRFTPEVIGDYVGGSNHVLPTGRSARFSSGLSVLDFMKRSSILSCPPSALSDLGPAAIALARAEGLEAHARALTIRMNR; the protein is encoded by the coding sequence ATGGCGCTCAGACTTTCCACGACGGATGACGATTTCGAGACGCGCTTCGCCGCGTTTCTCGCCACCAAGCGCGAGATGGCCGCGGAGGTCGACGAGGCCGTGCGCGACATCATCGCCGATGTGCGCGCCCGCGGCGACGAAGCGCTCGCCGAACTCACGGCGCGCTTCGACAAGGTCGATCTCGAGGCCCGCGGCACCGCCATTGGCCGCGAGGAGATCGAGCGCGCGGTCGAGGATTGCCCGAAAGACGTGCTCGAGGCGCTGACGCTCGCCCGCGACCGGCTCAAGGCCGGCCAGGAGCGGCTGATGCCGGAGGATACGCGCCACGAAGATGCGCTCGGGGTCACGCTCGGCACGCGCTGGACGGCGGTCGATTCCGCCGGCCTCTACGTGCCCGGCGGCACCGCCGCCTATCCGAGCTCGGTGATCATGAACGCGGTGCCGGCGAAGGTCGCCGGCGTCGAACGGCTCGCCATGACGGTGCCGACGCCCGACGGCGTCTTCAACCCGCTCGTTCTCGTCGCGGCCGAGCTTGCCGGCGTCGATGAAATCTACCGCGTCGGCGGGGCGCAGGCGATCGCCGCGCTTGCCTACGGCACGGAGACGATCAAGCCCGTCTCCATCATCGTCGGCCCCGGCAATGCCTATGTGGCCGCCGCCAAGCGGCGCGTCTTCGGCACGGTCGGCATCGACATGATCGCCGGGCCGTCTGAAATTCTCGTCATCGCCGACGCCGAAAACGATCCGGCCTGGCTCGCCGCCGACCTTTTGTCGCAGGCCGAGCACGACAAGGTGGCGCAGTCGATCCTCGTCACGGACGATCAGGCCTTCGGCGAAGCCGTCGCCCGGGAAGTCGATCGCCAGGCAGCACTCCTGCCGCGCCGCGAGATCGCCGAGGCGAGCTGGCGCGATTTCGGCGCCGTCATCACGGTCAAACATTTCGACGAAGCGGCAGAGCTCGCCGACCGCATCGCGGCGGAGCATCTGGAGATCGCCATCGAGGATCCGGAGCGGCTTCTGCCGAAGATCCGCCATGCCGGCGCGATCTTCCTCGGGCGCTTCACGCCGGAAGTGATCGGCGATTATGTCGGCGGTTCCAACCACGTCCTGCCGACCGGGCGCTCGGCGCGCTTCTCCTCGGGCCTGTCGGTGCTCGATTTCATGAAGCGCAGCTCCATCCTCTCCTGCCCGCCTTCGGCGCTTTCCGATCTCGGCCCGGCTGCGATCGCGCTGGCGCGTGCGGAGGGTCTGGAGGCGCATGCGCGCGCCCTCACCATCCGCATGAATCGGTGA
- the uraH gene encoding hydroxyisourate hydrolase, translating to MSQGRLTTHVLDTAAGRPASGLRIELFDAAGEKLREVSTNADGRCDAPLLEGSDFKAGRYELLFHVGDYFRGSGVDLPGPAFLDVVPVRFGIADPGAHYHVPLLVSPYGYSTYRGS from the coding sequence ATGAGCCAAGGCCGTTTGACCACGCATGTCCTGGATACGGCCGCGGGCCGTCCCGCATCGGGCCTCAGGATCGAGCTGTTCGATGCGGCGGGCGAAAAGCTTCGCGAGGTTTCCACGAACGCCGACGGGCGCTGCGACGCCCCGCTTCTCGAAGGCTCCGATTTCAAGGCGGGGCGCTACGAGCTTCTTTTCCATGTGGGCGATTATTTTCGCGGGAGCGGCGTGGATCTGCCAGGTCCCGCCTTTCTCGACGTGGTGCCCGTGCGCTTCGGCATCGCCGATCCCGGCGCGCATTACCATGTGCCGCTTCTCGTCTCGCCCTACGGCTATTCCACCTATCGGGGGAGCTGA
- a CDS encoding dihydroneopterin aldolase, translating to MLAKAEDMLRLAAQEGADLVFVSEFVLPVRIGAYQRERHGPQQVRFDMTVATRPRAAPPAGEPVKLEDVLSYDALTDAIETIVAEGHFDLVETLAEKIAARILEEPLAAIVALRVEKLELEKARAGTTIIRRKEAPGA from the coding sequence ATGTTGGCCAAAGCCGAAGACATGTTGCGGCTTGCCGCGCAAGAAGGCGCCGACCTCGTCTTCGTGTCGGAATTCGTTCTGCCGGTGCGCATCGGCGCCTATCAGCGTGAGAGGCACGGGCCACAACAGGTGCGCTTCGACATGACGGTCGCGACGCGGCCGCGCGCGGCTCCTCCTGCCGGCGAACCGGTGAAGCTCGAAGACGTTCTCTCTTATGACGCTTTGACGGATGCGATCGAAACCATCGTCGCCGAAGGGCATTTCGACCTTGTAGAGACCCTGGCGGAGAAAATCGCCGCCCGGATCCTGGAAGAGCCGCTTGCCGCGATCGTCGCGCTTCGGGTGGAAAAGCTCGAACTGGAAAAGGCGCGCGCCGGCACCACGATCATCCGCCGCAAGGAGGCGCCCGGCGCATAG
- a CDS encoding Maf-like protein codes for MNRHKQPPAPLVLASGSPRRLALLDQIGIIPDRLLPAGIEETPERKELPRSMARRLARTKAEVAARAARRDPALEGAYVLAADTVVAVGRRILPKPEVTDEAAACLRLLSGRAHRVYTAICLLTPKGATRQKLVESRVRFKRLSRSEIEIYLASGEWQGKAGGYAIQGRAGAFVVKLIGSYSNVVGLPLFETMNLLAGEHFDVYERWTEPAA; via the coding sequence ATGAACCGCCACAAGCAACCCCCCGCCCCCCTTGTGCTCGCCTCCGGCTCGCCGCGACGCCTGGCGCTGTTGGACCAGATCGGCATCATCCCCGATCGCCTTCTGCCCGCCGGCATCGAGGAAACGCCGGAGCGCAAGGAATTGCCGCGCTCGATGGCGCGGCGGCTCGCCCGCACCAAGGCGGAGGTGGCAGCCCGGGCCGCCAGACGCGATCCGGCGCTCGAAGGCGCCTATGTGCTCGCCGCCGACACGGTGGTGGCGGTCGGTCGGCGGATTCTGCCGAAGCCGGAAGTGACGGACGAAGCCGCAGCCTGCCTCAGGCTCCTGTCGGGCCGGGCGCATCGCGTCTATACGGCGATCTGTCTTCTGACGCCGAAGGGCGCGACGCGGCAGAAGCTCGTGGAAAGCCGCGTGCGCTTCAAACGTCTGTCGCGCAGCGAGATCGAGATCTATCTCGCCTCGGGCGAATGGCAGGGGAAAGCCGGCGGCTATGCCATCCAGGGCCGTGCCGGGGCTTTCGTCGTGAAACTCATCGGCTCTTATTCCAATGTCGTCGGGCTGCCGCTGTTTGAAACCATGAACCTTCTCGCCGGCGAGCATTTCGACGTCTACGAACGCTGGACGGAGCCTGCGGCATGA